One genomic segment of Candidatus Nitrosocosmicus arcticus includes these proteins:
- a CDS encoding DoxX family protein, with protein MSNTRILMTFGPLIVRVVLGTLFITNGWSKLINLEQTQGYFNTMGEQYEILSFDRT; from the coding sequence ATGAGTAATACCCGTATTTTGATGACATTTGGACCATTAATAGTTAGAGTTGTGCTGGGAACTTTATTTATTACAAATGGGTGGTCAAAACTTATCAATCTAGAACAAACACAGGGTTATTTCAACACGATGGGTGAGCAATATGAAATATTATCATTTGACCGAACTTGA
- a CDS encoding VOC family protein, translating into MPTVQHFEIPADDVERALKFYKGVFDWTMQKLGNPEDPMKDYWFFDTKDENGNKGIGGGLMKRQAPEHSVTNYITVPSVDDYASKIEEAGGKVIMPKTEIPEMGFIIVFLDTENNMFGLYEAIKK; encoded by the coding sequence ATGCCTACTGTGCAGCATTTCGAAATACCTGCAGATGATGTTGAAAGGGCGTTAAAATTTTACAAAGGGGTATTCGATTGGACCATGCAAAAATTGGGCAACCCTGAAGACCCTATGAAAGATTATTGGTTTTTTGACACTAAAGATGAAAATGGAAATAAGGGGATTGGAGGCGGACTAATGAAACGTCAAGCCCCAGAACACTCTGTTACAAATTACATTACTGTGCCGTCTGTTGATGATTATGCATCTAAGATTGAAGAAGCTGGTGGCAAGGTAATAATGCCAAAAACAGAAATTCCGGAAATGGGGTTCATAATAGTATTTCTAGACACAGAAAATAACATGTTTGGATTATACGAGGCCATAAAAAAATAG